A stretch of DNA from Alicyclobacillus acidocaldarius subsp. acidocaldarius Tc-4-1:
ACCTCTTCCTCGATGGAGTGGATCATCGCCTCGAACATCTCGAAGCCCTCTTTTTGGTAGATGACAAGCGGATCCGCCTGGCCGTACGAGCGCAGGTGCACGCTCTGGCGGAACTGATCCATCGCGTCGATGTGATCCATCCACTTGGAGTCGACCGCGCGCAGCAGCACGAGCCGCTCGAGCTGATGCATGATGTCGCCGAGCTCCTCGCGGCGCTTGTCGTAATTCTGTTTCCCGAGCTCGAGGAGCCGCGCCTTGATCTCGTCCCGATCCAACTTGCGCAACTCTTCCACCGTCACCTGGCCCGGGTGCAGGAAATGGTGCTCCGCGTACTGGATGAGCGCCTGCAGGTCCCAGTCTTCCGGCACCTGCTCCTCGGAGCAGTACACCTCGAGCATGTGATCGATCAGATCCTCGAGCATACCCTCTACGATGCTGCGCAGATCCTCGCGCTCGAGGATCTGGCGGCGCTGCCGGTAGATGACCTCGCGCTGCTTGTTCAACACGTCGTCGTAGCGGAGCACGTGCTTCCGGAGATCGTAGTTGTTGCCCTCGACCTTCTTCTGCGCCCGCTCGATGGCGTTGGTCAACATCTTTTGCTCGATGGGCTGATCCTCGTCGAGGCCCAGCCGATCCATGAGCCGCTTGATGTTGTCCGATCCGAACAGGCGCAGCAGATCGTCCTCAAGCGAGAGGAAGAACTGGGAAGATCCTGGATCCCCCTGGCGCCCCGCTCGACCGCGCAGCTGGTTGTCGATCCGCCGGCTCTCGTGCCGCTCGGTGCCGATGATGTGCAGGCCGCCGAGCTCCGCCACACCCTCGCCGAGGATGATGTCCGTGCCGCGGCCCGCCATGTTGGTGGCAATGGTCACCATGCCGCGCTGACCGGCGAGCGCCACAATCTCCGCCTCGCGCTCGTGGTGCTTCGCGTTCAGCACCTGGTGTGGGATGCCGCGCTCGTGCAGCATGCGCGAAAGGATCTCCGACTTCTCGATAGACGTGGTGCCGACGAGCACCGGCTGCCCCTTGGCGTGCCGGCGCGCCACCTCTTCGACCACCGCGCGGAACTTGGCCCGCTCTGTCTTGTACACGACGTCGTCGAGATCGACGCGGATCATCGGGCGGTTGGTCGGAATGACCACCACGTCCATGCCGTAGATCTCGATGAACTCCTTCTCCTCCGTCTTCGCGGTGCCCGTCATGCCGGCCAGCTTCTCGTACATGCGGAAGTAGTTCTGGAGGGTGATGGCCGCGAGCGTCTTCGATTCGTTCTGGACCTTGACACCTTCCTTCGCCTCGATGGCCTGATGCAGGCCCTCGCTGTACCGGCGCCCGTGCAGGATGCGGCCCGTGAACTCGTCGACGATGTGTACCTCGTCGCCAATCACGACGTAATCCTTGTCGCGCTTCATGAGGCCGTGCGCCTTCAGCGCTTGCGTGATGTGGTGCATCAAGGTGACGTTTTCCGGATCAAACAGATTGTCCACGCGGAAAAATTGCTCCGCCTTCTTCACGCCCGACTCGGTCAGGTTGGCGGTGCGCATCTTCTCGTCGACCTCATAATCCTCGCCAGGCTTCAGGCGACGCACCAGCATATCCGCGCGAAAATATAAATCGGCCGACTTTTCAGCCGGTCCCGAGATGATGAGCGGCGTCCTCGCCTCGTCGATGAGGATGGAGTCCACCTCGTCCACGATGGCGTAGTGCAATTTGCGCTGGACCATGTCCTCGAGGGACATCACCATGTTGTCGCGCAGGTAGTCGAAGCCAAACTCGTTGTTGGTTCCGTACGTGATGTCTGCGCGGTACGCCTCGCGCTTCTGCGCAGGCGTCATGTCGGGACCGTTGTAGCCGACCGTGAGGCCCAGGAACCGATGCACCTTGCCCGTGTACTCGGCGTCGCGCTTCGCCAGGTAGTCGTTGACCGTGACCACGTGCACGCCTTCGCCGGTGAGCGCGTTCAAATACGCGGGCAGCGTCGCGACGAGCGTCTTGCCTTCGCCCGTCTTCATCTCGGCCACGCGGCCCTCGTGCAGAACAATGCCGCCCATGAGCTGCACGTCGAAGTGGCGCTGGCCGAGCACGCGCTTCGCGGCCTCGC
This window harbors:
- the secA gene encoding preprotein translocase subunit SecA, which encodes MGLLKQVFNSNEREIARLRRMVDRINALEPEFEKMSDDELRSMTAKFRERLANGEKLDNLLFEAFAVVREAAKRVLGQRHFDVQLMGGIVLHEGRVAEMKTGEGKTLVATLPAYLNALTGEGVHVVTVNDYLAKRDAEYTGKVHRFLGLTVGYNGPDMTPAQKREAYRADITYGTNNEFGFDYLRDNMVMSLEDMVQRKLHYAIVDEVDSILIDEARTPLIISGPAEKSADLYFRADMLVRRLKPGEDYEVDEKMRTANLTESGVKKAEQFFRVDNLFDPENVTLMHHITQALKAHGLMKRDKDYVVIGDEVHIVDEFTGRILHGRRYSEGLHQAIEAKEGVKVQNESKTLAAITLQNYFRMYEKLAGMTGTAKTEEKEFIEIYGMDVVVIPTNRPMIRVDLDDVVYKTERAKFRAVVEEVARRHAKGQPVLVGTTSIEKSEILSRMLHERGIPHQVLNAKHHEREAEIVALAGQRGMVTIATNMAGRGTDIILGEGVAELGGLHIIGTERHESRRIDNQLRGRAGRQGDPGSSQFFLSLEDDLLRLFGSDNIKRLMDRLGLDEDQPIEQKMLTNAIERAQKKVEGNNYDLRKHVLRYDDVLNKQREVIYRQRRQILEREDLRSIVEGMLEDLIDHMLEVYCSEEQVPEDWDLQALIQYAEHHFLHPGQVTVEELRKLDRDEIKARLLELGKQNYDKRREELGDIMHQLERLVLLRAVDSKWMDHIDAMDQFRQSVHLRSYGQADPLVIYQKEGFEMFEAMIHSIEEEVILYVFKANVQAVPQQPVAHGAVPVQGG